A region from the Candidatus Magasanikbacteria bacterium genome encodes:
- a CDS encoding HD domain-containing protein, with amino-acid sequence MFSEIIYNAIKKTTLLHEGQTRKDLEKTPYISHLVGVALILSQYTSDEDIIIAGLLHDTIEDTSYTPEDLERDFGKKIKDIVMGVTEDKNIKNWKERKQNYLDNLKTAPEESLLVATADKIHNMTSLSIDFRGLDEGVLKKFSSNVQERIWFHEEVLKILENSTQNKIIEEYKKVFNKSKEKFITSS; translated from the coding sequence ATGTTTAGTGAAATAATATACAATGCAATAAAAAAAACCACTCTTCTTCATGAAGGGCAAACTAGAAAAGATCTGGAGAAGACTCCATATATTTCGCATTTGGTAGGTGTTGCTCTAATTTTGTCGCAATATACTTCGGACGAAGATATTATAATTGCTGGCTTGCTTCACGATACAATAGAGGATACAAGCTACACGCCAGAAGATTTGGAGCGAGATTTTGGTAAAAAAATAAAAGATATCGTAATGGGTGTGACAGAGGATAAAAATATAAAAAACTGGAAAGAGAGAAAGCAGAATTATCTGGACAATTTGAAAACTGCTCCTGAAGAAAGTTTGCTGGTTGCTACCGCAGACAAGATTCACAATATGACCTCACTTTCAATTGATTTTAGAGGGCTAGATGAAGGTGTTTTAAAAAAGTTTAGTTCAAATGTACAAGAAAGAATTTGGTTTCATGAAGAGGTTTTGAAAATATTAGAAAATAGTACGCAAAATAAAATCATAGAAGAATATAAAAAAGTTTTTAATAAGTCTAAAGAAAAATTTATTACATCATCTTGA